CTCGCAATCGATGAAGAGAGCCTGCAGGAGATTGGCCGCTGGCCCTGGCCGAGGGATCTGATGGCGAATACGGCGGAGGAGATCAAAGACGGCGGCGCTGACGCCGTCTGGATCGATGTGCTGTACGCCGAAGACAGCCCGGTTGAAGAAGAGGACGAGGCATGGGAAGAGGTACTTTCGGCGTACCCGGATATTCTTCTTCCGGTGTACTTCCAGTTCGAAACGGCTCAGGCTGAGGGACAGACGGGGACCGCTCTCAACTATCAGGCCATGTTCGAGCCTGTTTATGAGAACTACAGCCTGGACGAAACGGGACATATAAACGTCCTGGCCGATGAGGACCGGGTCGTGCGTCAGGGGCTTCTCGGTGTGGAATCAGATGCGGACGGGATGATCCCGGCCATCAGCGTCGTCCTTGCGAACCGCCTCCTCGATGAAGGCAGTCAGATCACCTATGACGAAAGTACAGGTGAATGGACCCGGGGGGATGCGGTGATTCCGGCGGACGACTGGAGCCGAATGGGTTTCTCCTATGCCTCTGCGCCGGGGAATTCCACGTTTTCGATCTATTCGATCAAGGATGTGATGGACGGGACGATCCCGCCGGACTATTTCAGCGGTTCCGTCGTCCTGATTGGTCCGTACGCCACGGGTCTGCAGGATGAGTATTTGACGCCGATGAGCAATACGATTCCGATGTTCGGTGTGGAAATTCATGCCAACATCATTCAGAGTCTCTTGGACGGCGAGTATTACGAACGGGCCTCAATGCCTGTGGGCATGCTCGTCGTGGCGTTGATGTTCGCAGCGCCGTTTGCCGTGTTTGAACTCGTGCGAGCGCGCTGGGCATCGGTGCTCCTCGGTGTGTTATTGATCGGTTACGTGATTTTCACTTCTGTCTGGTTCGAGATCAGTCAGATGCTTCTGCCGTTTACCTATGCCCTTGCGGCGATTCTGTTTGCCTATATCTCTTCGGTGGTGATCCAGTACATTCAGG
This genomic window from [Bacillus] selenitireducens MLS10 contains:
- a CDS encoding CHASE2 domain-containing protein — protein: MARRLLTGILAGSLALIFYYLDTFYVVEHNFTDRFFREERDTDYRIKLLAIDEESLQEIGRWPWPRDLMANTAEEIKDGGADAVWIDVLYAEDSPVEEEDEAWEEVLSAYPDILLPVYFQFETAQAEGQTGTALNYQAMFEPVYENYSLDETGHINVLADEDRVVRQGLLGVESDADGMIPAISVVLANRLLDEGSQITYDESTGEWTRGDAVIPADDWSRMGFSYASAPGNSTFSIYSIKDVMDGTIPPDYFSGSVVLIGPYATGLQDEYLTPMSNTIPMFGVEIHANIIQSLLDGEYYERASMPVGMLVVALMFAAPFAVFELVRARWASVLLGVLLIGYVIFTSVWFEISQMLLPFTYALAAILFAYISSVVIQYIQETLEKKRVRDTFGRYVSQNVVDDILDSGEEVKVGGIKKEVTLMFIDIRGFTSLSEKMDPEKVIDILNDYLDLCARSIFSFEGTIDKFMGDGVMAIYGAPIDQEDHALRAVKTALDIQEKSAELTEKIKDEYDYTIGFGIGINTGVCIVGNVGSKDRLDYTAIGDDVNLAARLESKAKPMQILISDKTYEKMKEDIDVTTLEPVQVKGKEKPVQIYQVEQLVNKREEGGAS